GGGCATATTGGCTGCTGGCGATCGCGGGTGCGGGCAAATGCCAACTCCAAACTAGAAACGCCAATACAAATGCAGCGAGATACCGAAAGATCATAAAAATTTCGAGGTCACATCAATGTCAAACCTATAGTTAGTAGAGTAGTCGCATTCAGGCGAGTTTATGCCCCAATTTCTCTTAACTTGGTTGGTGACAGCCTTAGCGCTGCTGGTCACGGCTTATTTTGTCCCCGGTTTTGTGCTGACAGGGTTTGTAGCAGCAGCGATCGCGGCAGTGGTTCTAGGCTTAGTCAATGCTGTGGTGCGACCGATTTTGCTGTTCTTCACCTTGCCGTTGACGATTTTGACGCTGGGGTTGTTTTTGTTTGTGGTCAACGCCCTTTCCATTTGGATTGTGGCCGCTCTCACTCCCGGTTTTGACATCACTGGCTTTATTCCGGCGCTGCTCGGTTCTGTTGTGCTGACGATCGCCACGACCGTCTTAGGTTGGTTTGCTAGGGCGATCGATTAGGCTCTGGTTCGGGCGTAAACCCTAAGTAGCCACGTGGGGTAATCATCCAGTCGGCATAGGTGCGAGTGCTGGCATTGCCAATCAAAACTGTGGTCAGCATGTCAACTGGGGCTGCCAACAATTCGCCTAAAGTTGTGAGTGTGATTTGCTCATCTTGGCGGTAGGCCGATCGCACTAAAGCGACTGGAGTACTGGGTTCTCGGTGCTGCAAGAAAATTTGTTGGGCGATCGCAATCTGCTCAGTCCGGGTTTTAGAGCGCGGATTATAGAGAGCGGTGACAAAATCCGCTTGAGCCGCAGCATTTAAGCGCTTTTCAATCACGGGCCAAGGCGTTAATAAATCGCTGAGGCTGATAGCGCAGAAATCGTGCATCAAGGGAGTACCCACCCGCGAGGCAGCGGCTTGGAGGGCGGTAATTCCCGGAAAGACTCGCACTGCTGGCGTTTTGCCATCCCAATCTTGGGCGCGCAGTTCCTCTAGCACTAAACCTGCCATGCCATAAATGCCAGAATCCCCAGACGAAATCACGGCGACGGTTAAGCCCCAGTTCGCCAGTTCGATCGCCCGCTGTGCCCGTTGGCGTTCCTGGGTAATCGGTAAAGCTTCCACAATCTGTCCTGGACGTAGCAACGGCTTGACGAGATCCACATACAGCGAATAACCAATGACCACATCTGCTTGAGCGATCGCGGTTTGGGCCGCAGGGGTAATTTGTTCTAGTTGTCCGGGTCCGGTGCCGACCAGCCACAACTTTCCGCTACGGCCTGTGTACTCTTGCTCAGCTTGAGCGATCGCGATCGTTACCGCTCCGGGTTGACCTGCTGAGCGAAGAATTTGTTTGTTTACTAGGAGGGGCATCTCTTGTAAGCGCCCAATTTCTTGCGTTGAGGCAGGCACAAGTCCTGCTCCTACCAATGCGGCAGCTTCGGCCACGCTGGGAGTCCCAACTTCGGCGGCAACTACTTCTGAGGGTGTCGGCACTGGCACTGATTTGAGTTGCTCGGCGGAAAAGCAACGCAGGGGCCAATGGCGATCGCGACATAGCTCGACCAAACCCACTTCATCGGCTTTCAGGTCTAGGGTTGCCACTCCAGCGATCGCGGCCTCTGCTAACTGATGCGCTTGGCAAACTTGTTGAATGGCGCTTTCAATCAGTTGGCGAGAGGTGCCTCGTTCACAGCCAATCCCAACCCATAAAACTTTGGGATGCCACTGAACTTCTGGAATGTCGGAGTTTGTAGGTAATTGTCGCTTTGATGAACTAATCCAAACCCTAGCCTTAGGGGTGGTTGTCTGGATTGGAGCTGTAGCAGTCTCTTCCGACTCATGAAATTGAAATGAATGCTCCGAGGGTAGGTGCTGTTGCCAGAGCGTTGTTCCTGCTGCTTGAATCACTTCTACCGAGTTTTGGCGAGCGATCGCGGCACTCACCCCTGTCCAATCTCCGGTGCCTTTTTGCCAACCAAAAGGTACGCCCAAAACATCAATTCCAGGTAGTTGTAAACGGTTCGCAGCACCCATTAAGACTGGGGTGGCATTAAGTTGTAGAGCGATCGCTTGGGTGAGGCGATCGGCTCCTCCCTGATGCCCACTGCATAAACTGATGACGAATTGCCCCGCCTCATCTACTACTACCACGGCTGGATCAGTAGACTTGTGCTGCAACAGAGGCGCAATTAAGCGCACGACTGCTCCGGTTGCTAGACAAAACACAAACCCTTGGTACTGCGACCACAACTGAGCAATTTGTTTTTTGAGCGAACCGGAATAAATTTGGAGACCGAGGTTTTGAGCTTGAGCGAGTTCAGCTAAAGAGTCTGGAATCCAAAGAGCGATGCTGTTGCTTTGGCACAGGGGCGCTAGTTTTTTGAGGCCAGCGGGAGTTGTGGCGATCGCCGCCAACGGTTGAAAGTCTTGAAACAGTGAAGAACTCAAAATGTTGTTAGTCGTAGTCAAAATCAAAGGAATGGCAAAAATTTAGGGGAATAAAAACCGCCCAACAGCAAAGTCAGGCGGTGAGTGAAACAAACCAAAGCGCTGTCTAACGCCAAGTTTGCAAGATTCCAGTCAGGTTAAAGACCAGGGTTAGTTTTGGCAACGGGCACCTGACTTGACAAGACAGGTTTGATGTAGCCAGTCACACCTTGGGTGCTGCCAGGAGTATTAGTAATGGCCGATTGCAAAATTTGAGAATGGGTGACTGAATCATTTGCCAGGGTGAACAGGGGATTGGATAAAATCCCAGCGAGAGAAGTCGCAACCAGAGACAACACCAAACCTACTTGCAAAGGCCGCATTCCAGGCAAGTTCCAGGTGATAGCGGGGTAGTTCTTGACCACATCCGACATTTCCTGAGGCTCTTTCACCACCATCATCCGCACCACGCGAATGTAGTAGTAAATCGAGATCACGGTCGTCACTAAGCCCACCAGGACTAAGCCATAAGCTCCAGAACGCCAACCCGCCCAGAACAGGTAGAGCTTACCAAAGAAGCCAGCCAGCGGTGGAATGCCGCCTAGGGACAGCAAACAAATGCTCAAGCCTAAGGTGAGTAGCGGATCTTTCTGGTACAAACCGGAGTATTCGCTGATCTGATCGGTTCCGGTGCGCAGGGAGAACAGAATCACGCAGGTGAAGGCTCCCAAGTTCATAAACAGGTAAACCAGTAGGTAGAACACCATGCTGGCGTAGCCCGCCTCAGTCCCGGAAACCAAGCCGATCATCACGAAGCCTGCTTGCCCAATTGAGGAGTAGGCGAGCATCCGTTTCATGCTGGTTTGCGCCAACGCCACAACGTTACCCAAGACCATACTCAGGATGGCGAGGGCAGTGAAGACGAACCTCCACTCGTGGGTCAGCATTGGGAAAGCCGTCACTAAGAGCCGAATCGCTAGGGCAAAGCCAGCCGCCTTAGAACCGACTGATAAAAAGGCCACCACTGGGGTTGGCGAACCTTCGTAAACGTCGGGAGTCCACTGGTGGAAGGGCACAGCAGCAATTTTGAAGGCGATCCCCGCGATCGCAAACACTAGAGCAATCACCAAACCAATGGATTGTCCGCTAGCATCGGTAACAATGTTGGCGGCGATCGCGCTCAGGCGAGTTTGACCCCCCGATAGCCCATAGAGCAACGACACCCCGTAGAGAAAAATTGCCGAGCTAGAAGCCCCAATCAGTAGATATTTTAGGGCCGCCTCATTGGAGCGGGGATCGCGCTTCATGTATCCGGTGAGCAGATAAGAAGCGATACTCAGCGTTTCCAAAGAGACAAAGACCATTACCAGCTCATCTGCGCCGGAGAGGAACATGCCTCCTACCGTCGCGGTGAGCAGAATGGTCATAAATTCTGCTAGCGAGGTGCCAGATTGCTCGACGTAGCGGATCGACATCAGGATGGTCACGGCTGCGGACAGCGCAATGATGCCCCGGAAGACTACGCTCAGAGCATCACCATTGAAACCACCCAGAAAAGAAATTGGATTGGTGATTTCCCATTGAAAATAGAGAGCAACTGTAGCACCGAGCAGCCCCGCGATCGCTAAATAAGGAGTCCAACGGGAAGCAGCACGTCCGGCAATCAAGTCGCTGATCAGCACCAAGAGTAGCGTCACAATGACGATACTTTCCGGTACGATCGTCCCCGCATTAAGCTGGGCTGCAAGAGTAGCAAAATCCATAGGGGTTCGACAGACTAAACAGCAGTGACAGATCCCAGTCTATATCCAACCCATTGCGGCTCCATGAGCAGGCGTGAGCTTCTGGATACTTTCTGGGCTTCTCGCTTCCCAGTCCCGCGATTGCGTCGGACTCCACGAGCGTTGTTTTACTTCCCCGTGCTGCCCCACCGGAGAAGATGCAATTTTTTATCCCTTTGTGCCCTGCAAGGCCGCAACAATTAGGACCTTCAACCAGAATCTTATCGCGCTATCCTGACGCTTACTCTTATTTTGGATCAGTATTTATTCCTAGAGCAACCCATATCAGCATCGATATCAGCTTAGAGCGATCGCAACCAAATTGTTAATATTTGTTCACAATTCACGCAAAGGTTGAAGTTTTTGCCCTCGGTCTCACTCCTGGACAAAGGGCAAATCTAGGGCTAGCTTAGCTTTCTAGCTGATCTGCATCCTGGCTCAGCTAACTTCCCCACTCCACTGCAACGGTTCGCGGTTCAGAGAGATGAACACAAAAATTTTTGTCAAAACTGAGGATTCCACCCATATTGGTTATAAGTAGAGATCAAGGCATGTTGAATGTCACCTCCACTTACAGCCCTCTTGAAGTCCTCTGTTAGAGAGTCTTTTTTCAGGGAGTCCTCTTTTAGGATGAAGCGATCGCGATGCAGTTACGTTAATTTGTCTAGCTAGTCTTCCAGTTTTTGCCACCCGTTTTTTGCTACCTAGTCCTAGCATCCTAGTCAAAACCTTTCATGTCTAAGACTATTTAGCTTCGCTACCACTTTGCCTGAAGTTAAACGATCCCATGTCAACCCTGGTCATTGTCGAATCTCCTACCAAAGCACGCACCATTCGCAACTACTTGCCCGCAGGCTACCGAGTGGAGGCGTCAATGGGACACGTGCGCGATCTGCCGCAATCGGCGAGCGAAATCCCCGCTAACGTCAAGGAAGAAAAATGGGCAAAGCTGGGAGTGAATATCGAATCGGAATTCGAGCCGCTCTATGTGGTGCCCAAAGACAAGAAGAAAATAGTCAAGGCTCTCAAAGACGCGCTCAAAGAAGTTGATGAGCTGATACTGGCAACAGACGAAGACCGCGAGGGGGAAAGCATTAGCTGGCATTTACTTCAGCTTTTGCAGCCCAAGGTACCCATCAAGCGCATGGTGTTCCATGAGATCACCCAAGAAGCGATCAAAGAAGCGCTGAAAAATTGCCGCACTGTAGACGAGAAGCTAGTTCGAGCGCAGGAAACGCGGCGGATCTTAGATCGGTTGGTGGGCTATACCCTCTCGCCGTTGCTGTGGAAAAAAATTGCTTGGGGTTTGTCGGCTGGACGGGTGCAATCTGTCGCAGTGCGACTTCTGGTGAGACGGGAGCGGCAGCGTCGGGCCTTCCGTCAAGGAACTTACTGGGATCTCAAAGCCAGCTTAGAAAAAGATAAAAGTGCATTTGAAGCCCGCCTGGTAACGCTGCGGGGTCAGCGCTTAGCCACAGGTAGCGACTTTGACGAAGCGACAGGGCAAATTGCTGCGGGTCGCAACGTCCTCTTGCTGAATGAAGCTGAAGCCAGAGCCCTGCAAGAGCAAATCACTAACAAGCCTTGGACCGTTTCTAATATCGAAGAACGGCCTGTTACTCGCAAGCCTGCACCCCCCTTTACCACTTCTACTCTGCAACAAGAGTCGAACCGCAAACTACGTCTCTCCGCTAGAGATACCATGCGGGTGGCTCAAAGCCTTTACGAGCAGGGCTTTATCACCTACATGCGGACAGACTCGGTAAACCTGTCGCAGCAGGCGATCGAAGCAGCTCGCTCTTGCGTGGAAACCATGTACGGTGCGGCCTACCTCAGCCCCGAACCCCGAAAGTACTCCACCAAAAGCAAAGGGGCGCAAGAAGCCCACGAAGCCATTCGCCCAGCCGGAAGCAGCTTCCGCACTCCCCAAGAAACCGGACTGAAAGGGGCAGAATTTCAACTGTATGACTTGATTTGGAAGCGCACCGTCGCCACCCAAATGGCAGAAGCGCGGCAAACCCACATCACCGTGCAAATCCAAGTAGAAGAAGCGGGGTTCCGAGCTAGTGGTAAGCGGATTGACTTCCCCGGTTTCTTCCGAGCCTATGTGGAAGGCTCCGATGATCCCGACGCGGCGATCGAGGATCGCGAAGTAATTCTTCCGGTGCTTAAGGTGGGTGACAAGCCAGCTTGCAAAGCTTTAGAGGCGATCGGTCACGAAACCCAACCTCCTGCTCGCTATACCGAAGCTTCTTTGGTGAAAACCTTAGAAAGCGAAGGCATCGGTCGGCCTAGTACCTACGCCAGCATTATCGGTACCATCATTGACCGGGGCTATGCCCAGATGGTCAGCAATGCCCTAGTGCCCACGTTTACTGCCTTTGCCGTCACCACGTTATTAGAAAAGCACTTCCCTGATCTGGTTGATACCAGCTTCACCGCTCGGATGGAGCAAACCCTGGATGAAATTTCTACGGGTGAGGTAAAGTGGTTGCCTTACCTCAAGGAGTTCTATCTCGGAAAAGCGGGTTTAGAAACGCAAGTCAAGGAACGAGAAAGTCAGATTGATCCCACAGAAGCCCGCACGATTGAGCTAGAAGATCTGGCAGCTAAAATCCGCATTGGTCGTTACGGCGCTTACCTAGAAACAGAGAAAGACGATGCGATTGTTAAAGCCACCATTCCTCAAGACTTAACGCCTGCTGACCTAGACCCTGCTCAAGTTGAGGTGTTGCTGCGCCAAAAAACGGAAGGCCCTGATAAGTTGGGACTCCAACCAGACACCGGAGAGCCGATTTATCTGCGGATTGGGCCTTTTGGTCCCTATGTCCAATTGGGAGATTTGGGGGAAACCAATGCCGAGCCGAAGCGGGCTTCGCTACCTAAAGGGGTGGGCATGGAGGATGTCACCCTGGAGATGGCCGTAGGACTGCTGTCTCTTCCCCGGACATTGGGCACGCACCCAGAGACAAACGGCAGAATTCAAGCTGGGCTGGGACGATTTGGCCCTTATGTAGTGCATGACCAAGGGAAGGAAGGCAAAGAGTATCGCTCCTTGAAAGCGGAAGATGATGTATTGACGATTCCTCTAGACCGTGCTTTGGAATTGCTGGCTGAGCCAAAAGCAGGTCGCCGAGGCGCTCGTAGCAAATCGAAAGAACCGCTGCGATCGCTTGGTGCCCATCCTGCCGATGAGGAGCCGATCAACATTTACGACGGTCCCTATGGCCCTTACATCAAGCATGGCAAAACCAATGTCTCGGTTCCTGAAGACCAAGCGGTGGAGTCGGTGACGTTAGAGGCAGCTCTGGAGCTATTAGGCACTAAGGAGTCAACTAGCAAATCGGGGCGCAAGTCCACCAAAGCTGGGAGCGGCACGAAAAAGTCAGCTAGCAAGTCGGCAGCGGCTAAGAGTGAGACATCAAAGAGCGAGACAGCTACCAGCAAAACTAAAACCCGCAAAACCACCACGAAAAAATCAGGCACCAGTAGCTCTAAAAAGAAAACTTCAACCTTGGAAAGTTAGAGCTTCCAAACGATAGGAGGGGAGTAAAGCGATCGCCCTCCTATCGCTCAATGCCCTGTAACTCAATCCCCTTTCAATGGGCCAAATCAGGAAACACTTCCTGCACGGCGGGATGAACTAAACGCTGGTTTTGCACGTTAAGACCCCTAGCTACAACTGGGTCTGAGTCCAGTGCATCTAAGCCATAATTAGCCAACTTCAGTACATAGGGTAGGGTGCTGTTATTGAGGGCTTGGGTAGCGGTCCAGGGCACAGCTCCAGGCATATTCGGTACGCCATAATGCACCACTCCTGCCTCGATGTAGGTGGGATGGCTATGGGAAGTTGGCCGCATAGTTTCGATACAACCCCCTTGATCTACTGCCACATCTACGATCACTGAACCAGGCCGCATTTTGGTCACCAGAGACTGAGACACGAGAATGGGCGCACGCCGACCGGGAACCAACACGGCCCCAACCAACAAATCGGCTTCGGGAATTACTGTCTCAATTTGTAAGGAGTTGCTATAGAGCAGTTCCACACGGGAGCCAAATAAGGTTTCTAAATAAGCTAAACGGTCTACACTCACATCTAAGATTTGTACCTGAGCACCCAACCCTATGGCAATGCGGGCAGCTTCTGTACCCACCACCCCACCGCCAAGAATCACCACTTGCCCTGGACGCACCCCTGGGACTCCGCCTAGCAAAACGCCACGGCCTCCTTGTTGTCGCTCTAAAAATCGAGCGCCAAACTGTACAGATAGCCGCCCAGCAATAATGCTCATGGGGGTTAGCAAAGGCAATTTTCGATCTGGGGTCTCTACCGTTTCATAGGCGATCGCTGTTACCCCAGAGTCAATTAAATGCTTGGTCAGTTCGCGATCGGCTGCTAAATGCAGATAGGTAAACAGGAGTTGACCTTTTTGTAAAAACTGATATTCCGGCGATAACGGTTCTTTGACCTTAATCACCAACTCCCGATTCCAAGCTGCCTCTGCATTGGGAACAATTTTCGCTCCCACTTGGACATAGTCAGCATCGCTAAAGCCTGCTCCAATCCCTGCCTGGGTCTCGACAAAAACGGTATGCCCGTTGTCTACTAGGACGCGAACACTACTCGGACTCAACCCCACCCGGAACTCTTGGTCTTTTGTTTCCTTGGGAACGCCGATTTCCATCTGCAACCTCTGAATGCCCTATGCTTCTAGCTTAAGCTGGTCACAAAAGTAGCCGAGAATCAAAGTAGAGCCTGAGCTTGAGCGATCGCCACTCGGTCGTGATTCAAAAGGATGAGTTGACGCCAAGACCGCCCTCCTTAAAATAGATAAAAGCGGTAAAGAATTGTAAATAGCGTTAAAAGCAGCCAGAATTTCTAACTTAAGGCTTACCTCTTTAGTAAGATTTCTCAATCGCTGCTTTACACTTGGACTGAATTAGCGGAACTGTCGTCAATTTTTTTGAAGCAATGACTCAACTACAACCCACTACAACTCCCAAATTGGCTGAACCGAAAGTCGGCTTTACGGAATATGCAGAACGCTTAAATGGTCGAGCCGCTATGCTTGGTTTTGCGATCGCCGTTGCCATCGAATATGTGACTGGACAAGGCGTTTTGACTTGGCTAGGACTGCGCTAATCCTTCGGCTTTGCCAGTTCTTCCTCTAACCTTGCTCCTGGCTGATGCTGGTGACGCTGACTGAATTGGCAAAGCAGCAATCAAAAGAGGCTAGCTTCAATGAGGAAGGGCTGGGGAAGGCTGGAGAGGGCTAAGGTAAAGAGATGATGAACGGTAGAATAAATACTTATCGCCCTAGACAGTCTTTTCTATAATTCTGCATAAGTTGGGGGATGCGTTTAAATTAGAAATAAGAACTCCTACTAAACTGAATCCCGTAACTTTCCAACTGTTTTGCTTCATTTAAAGCTCTAAACTTCTTGATACGTTGAGCCAGAGAAATACTGTGATGAATGCTGTATGGCCTCGGTTTCTGAGAGCGGCTTATCGTAAGGAGCCCATCTCAAGTTTTATTATTACGGTTGGTGCTGTAGATGCTGCGATCGGTGGGCTTGATAGTCGCTGGTCTCTGTTTAGTTTTGGTCTAGGAACTGTGGGACTCGCGATCGCCCTGCGTTGGTGGTTGATGCACCGCCAAGAGGAAGAACAACCCGCTCAGGTGCCCCAATATTACTTGCCATCCCGCTCCTCCCGACCGCAGCTCCCCATGCTATCGGTTTCCAAGAAAAACCCACCTCACTAAATTTGTTTCTTATTTTTCTTAAGATCGGCCTCCGCTAGGGCTGAAGCTCTGTACCGTCATGGCTCCAACTATAAAGCAACTCCTTAAGATCGGTGAGGTTGCCACTCAGAGTGGGCTACCTGTCAAAACGATTCGTTACTACGAAGAAATTGGCTTATTGACGCCAACTGTGGAACGTTCTGAGGCAGGATATCGTCTGTTTGACCGTTCAGTGCTAAATCGCTTGGCTTTTATTAAGCGGGCTCAAGCTTTAGGGTTGAGCTTAAGTGAAATCCACGAGGTTTTGGGTGTGCACGACCAGGGCCAACTGCCTTGTGGTGAAGTCAAGCAACGCTTGCAGACTAAATTGGCTGCGATCGCTCAGCAGATCGAAGCGCTCAAAACTCTAGAAGATGAACTACAAGGAATTCTTTCAGGTTGGGAAGAACAGCCTCCAGTTCATCGGATTCATCAAACAATCTGCCCCAATATTCAATCGAACTATGAAACACCCGTCTCCCAGCTTTCCTCTGCGTGTATTTCTTCATAAGCGGTTGGCATTTTGGGGAGCAGTTTGCATCGGCGTAGTCTGCCCTATCCAAGTCGTTAGCGTCAGCCAAGCTCTACCCGCACCTCCTGTAGCGAGTGAGGTCGCCGCTACCACCGTCACGAATACCCCCACTAGTGGCGATTGGAGGCAACCCCAGCTAGTTCAGACCCTTGAAGGGCATAAAGGAGCAGTCGATGTGCTCTTATTTAGTCAAGATGGTCAGACGCTATTTAGTGGCGGCAGCTATAACGACGCCAGAATCAAGGTTTGGAATCTCCAGCGCGGCAGAGAGGCGATGACGTTGCGAGTCCATCAGACAATGGTGGCATCGCTAGCCCTGAGTCCAGATGGTCAAACCTTAGCTAGCGGTGGTACCGACTATATTTTGAACCTTTGGAACCTAAAAACAAACAAATCGACTCGCATTTTTTTAGACCACTCCAGCCACATTTTGGCACTCGCTATTAGTCCTGACGGTCAAACCTTAGTCAGCGGGGGTTTAGACGGAATTAAACTCTGGGATTTACAAAGACAACGCCCTTTGTACACCCTTGAGGATGAGCGCCATGAAGTCTATTCCCTAGCTATTAGTCCTTCTGGGCAATACCTAGCAAGCGGAGAAGACAATGGGGTGGTGAAGCTGTGGGATTTGGCGAGTGGGCAGCTGCTACAAACCCTTCCAGGTCACACAGGGGTGGTTAACTCTCTAGCCTTTACACCCGACAGTTCCTCCTTAATCAGCGCTAGTCGAGATACAACCATTAAAGTTTGGAATCCAGAAACAGGTGAATTGCGGCAAACTCTAGCAGGGCACAACAATTGGGTAACTGATGTTGAGGTGAATCCTAACGGCAGAATCTTAGCCAGTGCGGGTCGAGACGCGGTTAGACTGTGGAACCTGGAGACAGGAGAAATGATTACTACCCTGACTGAGCATACAGATTGGGTACAGTCGGTTGCCTTTAGCCCTGACGGCCAAACTCTGGCTAGCGGTGGTTCTGATCGGTTGATTCGAGTGTGGCGAGATGGAGTCTTAACTCCCACTAAGTAAATGAGCTAAGTGATTACAGCAGCTATTAAGCACATAAAAAAATCGAGGAAGAGAGTTTCATGTCTCCTCCTCGATTTTTTTGATTGTTTTGGTCTTTGGGATCGCTTTGCTCTTTGAGCTTTTGCTTCAGAACTTGCATTTGCTTTTTGCGTTGTCTCTGGCGGGCCGAACCACCTTTACCCTTGGAGTTCCGACCCTCACAGCGCGGCGACTCCCATCGTTTCAGACGTTGAGCCATATTGGGTACTTAGTTAAATAATATGGGCGGGGAGAGACTCGAACTCTCACGGCCGAAGCCGCCACATTTTGAGTGTGGTGCGTCTACCAATTCCGCCATCCGCCCTTGGATGCAGTTTCACTATTATACTCATTTTTTCCGTTTTGCAACAGGGTTTGGTAAGTTTTACTTCCAGCCCAGCGATCGATCTCTCGCGCTCGAATCACAGGAACCGGATGAGTCAGAGGGGCAACTTGAGCCTGCTTTAGCAACTCACCCAGATCGCTGTTGCTGACGTCATCGTAAGAACGTGCCTGAGCCAGAAAAGCGTCTAGGTTCAACTTAGATGCCAAGGTTGGCGATCCTCCAGTCAGCTTCATCAGCAAGGAAGCCACCACCTTCGGGTCTTGCGTGACCAAGAGGGCAGCG
This region of Trichocoleus desertorum NBK24 genomic DNA includes:
- a CDS encoding phage holin family protein; protein product: MPQFLLTWLVTALALLVTAYFVPGFVLTGFVAAAIAAVVLGLVNAVVRPILLFFTLPLTILTLGLFLFVVNALSIWIVAALTPGFDITGFIPALLGSVVLTIATTVLGWFARAID
- the cobJ gene encoding precorrin-3B C(17)-methyltransferase; the encoded protein is MTTTNNILSSSLFQDFQPLAAIATTPAGLKKLAPLCQSNSIALWIPDSLAELAQAQNLGLQIYSGSLKKQIAQLWSQYQGFVFCLATGAVVRLIAPLLQHKSTDPAVVVVDEAGQFVISLCSGHQGGADRLTQAIALQLNATPVLMGAANRLQLPGIDVLGVPFGWQKGTGDWTGVSAAIARQNSVEVIQAAGTTLWQQHLPSEHSFQFHESEETATAPIQTTTPKARVWISSSKRQLPTNSDIPEVQWHPKVLWVGIGCERGTSRQLIESAIQQVCQAHQLAEAAIAGVATLDLKADEVGLVELCRDRHWPLRCFSAEQLKSVPVPTPSEVVAAEVGTPSVAEAAALVGAGLVPASTQEIGRLQEMPLLVNKQILRSAGQPGAVTIAIAQAEQEYTGRSGKLWLVGTGPGQLEQITPAAQTAIAQADVVIGYSLYVDLVKPLLRPGQIVEALPITQERQRAQRAIELANWGLTVAVISSGDSGIYGMAGLVLEELRAQDWDGKTPAVRVFPGITALQAAASRVGTPLMHDFCAISLSDLLTPWPVIEKRLNAAAQADFVTALYNPRSKTRTEQIAIAQQIFLQHREPSTPVALVRSAYRQDEQITLTTLGELLAAPVDMLTTVLIGNASTRTYADWMITPRGYLGFTPEPEPNRSP
- a CDS encoding NAD(P)H-quinone oxidoreductase subunit N; protein product: MDFATLAAQLNAGTIVPESIVIVTLLLVLISDLIAGRAASRWTPYLAIAGLLGATVALYFQWEITNPISFLGGFNGDALSVVFRGIIALSAAVTILMSIRYVEQSGTSLAEFMTILLTATVGGMFLSGADELVMVFVSLETLSIASYLLTGYMKRDPRSNEAALKYLLIGASSSAIFLYGVSLLYGLSGGQTRLSAIAANIVTDASGQSIGLVIALVFAIAGIAFKIAAVPFHQWTPDVYEGSPTPVVAFLSVGSKAAGFALAIRLLVTAFPMLTHEWRFVFTALAILSMVLGNVVALAQTSMKRMLAYSSIGQAGFVMIGLVSGTEAGYASMVFYLLVYLFMNLGAFTCVILFSLRTGTDQISEYSGLYQKDPLLTLGLSICLLSLGGIPPLAGFFGKLYLFWAGWRSGAYGLVLVGLVTTVISIYYYIRVVRMMVVKEPQEMSDVVKNYPAITWNLPGMRPLQVGLVLSLVATSLAGILSNPLFTLANDSVTHSQILQSAITNTPGSTQGVTGYIKPVLSSQVPVAKTNPGL
- the topA gene encoding type I DNA topoisomerase, with the translated sequence MSTLVIVESPTKARTIRNYLPAGYRVEASMGHVRDLPQSASEIPANVKEEKWAKLGVNIESEFEPLYVVPKDKKKIVKALKDALKEVDELILATDEDREGESISWHLLQLLQPKVPIKRMVFHEITQEAIKEALKNCRTVDEKLVRAQETRRILDRLVGYTLSPLLWKKIAWGLSAGRVQSVAVRLLVRRERQRRAFRQGTYWDLKASLEKDKSAFEARLVTLRGQRLATGSDFDEATGQIAAGRNVLLLNEAEARALQEQITNKPWTVSNIEERPVTRKPAPPFTTSTLQQESNRKLRLSARDTMRVAQSLYEQGFITYMRTDSVNLSQQAIEAARSCVETMYGAAYLSPEPRKYSTKSKGAQEAHEAIRPAGSSFRTPQETGLKGAEFQLYDLIWKRTVATQMAEARQTHITVQIQVEEAGFRASGKRIDFPGFFRAYVEGSDDPDAAIEDREVILPVLKVGDKPACKALEAIGHETQPPARYTEASLVKTLESEGIGRPSTYASIIGTIIDRGYAQMVSNALVPTFTAFAVTTLLEKHFPDLVDTSFTARMEQTLDEISTGEVKWLPYLKEFYLGKAGLETQVKERESQIDPTEARTIELEDLAAKIRIGRYGAYLETEKDDAIVKATIPQDLTPADLDPAQVEVLLRQKTEGPDKLGLQPDTGEPIYLRIGPFGPYVQLGDLGETNAEPKRASLPKGVGMEDVTLEMAVGLLSLPRTLGTHPETNGRIQAGLGRFGPYVVHDQGKEGKEYRSLKAEDDVLTIPLDRALELLAEPKAGRRGARSKSKEPLRSLGAHPADEEPINIYDGPYGPYIKHGKTNVSVPEDQAVESVTLEAALELLGTKESTSKSGRKSTKAGSGTKKSASKSAAAKSETSKSETATSKTKTRKTTTKKSGTSSSKKKTSTLES
- the ald gene encoding alanine dehydrogenase — encoded protein: MEIGVPKETKDQEFRVGLSPSSVRVLVDNGHTVFVETQAGIGAGFSDADYVQVGAKIVPNAEAAWNRELVIKVKEPLSPEYQFLQKGQLLFTYLHLAADRELTKHLIDSGVTAIAYETVETPDRKLPLLTPMSIIAGRLSVQFGARFLERQQGGRGVLLGGVPGVRPGQVVILGGGVVGTEAARIAIGLGAQVQILDVSVDRLAYLETLFGSRVELLYSNSLQIETVIPEADLLVGAVLVPGRRAPILVSQSLVTKMRPGSVIVDVAVDQGGCIETMRPTSHSHPTYIEAGVVHYGVPNMPGAVPWTATQALNNSTLPYVLKLANYGLDALDSDPVVARGLNVQNQRLVHPAVQEVFPDLAH
- a CDS encoding chlorophyll a/b-binding protein — its product is MTQLQPTTTPKLAEPKVGFTEYAERLNGRAAMLGFAIAVAIEYVTGQGVLTWLGLR
- a CDS encoding heavy metal-responsive transcriptional regulator, with protein sequence MAPTIKQLLKIGEVATQSGLPVKTIRYYEEIGLLTPTVERSEAGYRLFDRSVLNRLAFIKRAQALGLSLSEIHEVLGVHDQGQLPCGEVKQRLQTKLAAIAQQIEALKTLEDELQGILSGWEEQPPVHRIHQTICPNIQSNYETPVSQLSSACISS
- a CDS encoding WD40 repeat domain-containing protein gives rise to the protein MKHPSPSFPLRVFLHKRLAFWGAVCIGVVCPIQVVSVSQALPAPPVASEVAATTVTNTPTSGDWRQPQLVQTLEGHKGAVDVLLFSQDGQTLFSGGSYNDARIKVWNLQRGREAMTLRVHQTMVASLALSPDGQTLASGGTDYILNLWNLKTNKSTRIFLDHSSHILALAISPDGQTLVSGGLDGIKLWDLQRQRPLYTLEDERHEVYSLAISPSGQYLASGEDNGVVKLWDLASGQLLQTLPGHTGVVNSLAFTPDSSSLISASRDTTIKVWNPETGELRQTLAGHNNWVTDVEVNPNGRILASAGRDAVRLWNLETGEMITTLTEHTDWVQSVAFSPDGQTLASGGSDRLIRVWRDGVLTPTK